In Nematostella vectensis chromosome 11, jaNemVect1.1, whole genome shotgun sequence, a genomic segment contains:
- the LOC125573806 gene encoding zinc finger protein 625-like: MSNKKSESEELDKSERTRENRSFEFDLCGKCFSHSGHRNVHRRTHLGEKPYKCEQCGKCFKQAGHLKRHALTHTEEKPHQCPQCGKFFAQAREKPHQCPQCGKFFAQARHLKTHALTHTGEKPHQCPQCGKFFAQARHLKTHALTHTGEKPHQCPQCGKCFARAGNLKRHANTHIGEEAHQCP, encoded by the exons ATGTCCAacaaaaagtcg GAGAGCGAAGAACTCGACAAAAGCGAACGGACACGTGAAAACAGAAGTTTCGAGTTTGACCTCTGTGGTAAATGCTTCAGTCATTCAGGACATCGCAACGTACATAGAAGGACACATTTGGGTGAGAAGCCGTACAAATGTGAACAGTGTGGCAAATGCTTTAAACAGGCTGGACACCTCAAGAGACATGCTCTCACGCATACTGAAGAAAAGCCACATCAGTGTCCTCAGTGTGGTAAATTCTTTGCACAGGCTAGA GAAAAGCCACATCAGTGTCCTCAGTGTGGTAAATTCTTTGCACAGGCTAGACACCTCAAGACACATGCTCTCACACATACAGGAGAAAAGCCACATCAGTGTCCTCAGTGTGGTAAATTCTTTGCACAGGCTAGACACCTCAAGACACATGCTCTCACACATACAGGAGAAAAGCCACATCAGTGTCCTCAGTGTGGCAAATGCTTTGCACGGGCTGGAAACCTCAAAAGACATGCCAATACACATATTGGAGAAGAGGCACACCAGTGTCCTTAA